In Pyrus communis chromosome 15, drPyrComm1.1, whole genome shotgun sequence, the genomic stretch GATATTTAATACCCAACATTACGGATAACCGAACCCACATTGCTTGCGGACAACTTGAACTAAAAAATGTCGAGCTCTTCTCCAAATTAACACATTGCCCAAAACCCTCAGCATATTTTTGAAGTAAACCAGTAACTTGTATGGCCTCCATTTCCGTAGATGGACAAAAGAGAACCGAATCATTCGCAAAGAACATGTGAGAGAGAGGCTTGGCACATTGGGTGGCAGTTATCCCCCGGATATGCCCAACCTTCTCCTTATTTTGTATTAAGTCAGATAACCCTTCGACacaaattagaaataaaaacagGGATAAAAAACGGCGATAAAGGGTCTCCTTGCCAAAGTCCTTGGCAAGATTCAATGTGACCCGTGGGCTCCTCATTGATAATCACATTGTATGAGACTGTCTGCACACATTCCATTACCCACTAACAAAAAATATCATCAAACCCCAATATAAGCATCATAGCATTCAAAAAGGCCATTCAACACGGTCATAAGCTTTAGCCATGTCCAATTTTAGCGCCATAAAATTAATACCTTCATCATTCCCTTGCTTCATGGAAAGTAACGATTCATGGACCACCAAAATGTTATCCAAAATTTGGCACCCCGTTACAAACGCCGACTGATTTTGGCTAATAACTTTAGAAACAACTTTCTTTAGCCGGTTCGTCAGAACCTTGGAAATAATCTTATACACCACATTACATAAAGATATCGGCCGAAACTGAGTAATTTTCCTTGGATTGTCCACTTTTGAAATAAGCACAATATTAGTATGGTTTAACTCCAATAGCATCTGTCTAGTTTGAAAGATTTAAACATACCTAAAACAACACCTCCCACCGTCTCCTAATGATGTTGGAAAAAACTTGCATTAAACCCATCTGGACCTGGCGATTTAATTGGATGCATCTAGTATATTGCATTCTCAATTTCCGCATCAGTCACTTAAGCAATCAAGATATTATTATCCAATTACCCAACCCTACTTGGTACACAAGCAATAATCTCCTGGAGCTTATGGGTCTAGCCATAACAAATAGAGAGTGAAATTACTGAACAACAACATCCTGGATACGCTGCCTATCAGTGGACCATGTTTCATCTTCCTTTTCTAATCCACGGATTTcattcctctttctccttttcaTAGTTTGAGCATGAAAAAAATCTAGTATTTTTATCTCCTTCTTGCAACCACTGCACTTAAGATTTCGTCTGCCAATAAATTTCTTCATTCTTAATTGCCCATTTGAGCTCTGCTTCCATGTCCCAAATCCGAGGTCCATCAAACATCGGTTGCTGGTACGCATGTCTAAGTGCCTCCTTCAACTAAGTGATatctttttgctcattttgccCAATTAGAAATACGTTCGGATAAGACACCTAATTGTTGTGCCCTCTTACGATCATTAGTACTCGCATAAACAACCACAAGTCGCCATTTATAGTGGTGAGCCATATCATCAATCAgtacttcaataaaaaaactctCCATTTTTAATCAGCACAACATCCTTTGCATCTCTCCAAAACAAACACATATCGCCTGCAATACCCCTAGGCTCAATAGCATGCATGCACGCCATTCCAAgccttttttttaaatatcgATAACGTCTACTATGATTCTTAGTTTCCATTAGAGCCATTACCTCGGGGGAGTGAAGCCTATTCAGCTCCAATAGATCGTCAACTCTTAGGTCTCCCCAAATACCCTGACAGCTCCAGCATAAGATATTCATTGCGATCACGGAGACCGCTCGTAGGTGGCCTCCGCTTGGTCTATTCCAGACCTTGGGTTCTTCTTCACACAATGCAATCCTTCCTCATACGATTCTACACTCTCAGCTTTTTCCTCACGGCTCCGCTTAGTTCCTCCTTTCGTAATTGCCTTAATGATGGGTACCAAATTAAAAGGATCAGAGTCTTGGGACAAAAGAGCCTCACCCAAACTTGCACCCTCCCCTCTCGTCGCTGGCAAAGAATCTAAGAACCCTTCTTGCTTCACCACAATGGGAACATTGAGATCAAAGGCATGGCTGATCTGCAAGCTCTCATCACTATCCCCCACCGCCCCTCCTTTCTCAGGGTGATTCATCAAGACAATCAGTCTTGCCTCCAGCGCGACCACACCTCCTGAACCAATAAGATCAGCGTTAAAAGCTTTCTCACGTTCCAACCTCTGCCTTTCCTCCTCATCCACCACCTTAACTCGACGGTCACGTTGCTCAACATTGGTACCATTATGCTGTCTTCTACAAGTTGATGAAGAAGTTGACCCACTTCATCCCCTCGAACCTCTATGCATGTCCCCATACCCTGATTTCGCCTGCTATCCTCTTCCTTTAAGCCAATTCCCCCTCAAGTCATATTCCGCATCCAAACCCTTAAACGCATACATAGCGTCTGTCGTAGCCATCTCACCAAGCATCTCATCCTTACACCACCTAGTAACATGCCCTAGCTTGCCACATATGAGACAATAGTTAGGCAATCCCTCATAACGAACACGCACAAAGTATTTCCTCTCTAATGCATATGAGCTCTCTATATTATGTGCACACATATATAAGATTAAGTTTataaaaatgtcttatacaagattaaaaattgattttagtccctagactcTACTTAATGCTagcatatgtattcaatgtctcttttttaatttatttataattttatgaatttaaattttatgaaaatattataaattttaattctcattatggtaagcatcttatataagaaaatattttcgtagagattttttggtacacttatgtttttacatattttcttatatgcCACTAagtcattacaatatatttaggtacgaacatttcggtacacagGGTTAGTATAATATGGTTAGGTAGGgatatttcggtacactagtttagtgcaatatatttaggtaccgatatttcggtacactaatttagtttCATATAGTTAGGTACAGAAtttttggtacacttatgtttttacatattttcttatgtgtcactaattcactacaatatatttaggtacgggcatttcggtacactagtttagtaaaatatattatgatatggacgtttaggtacactaattagagaaagttaaataaaattaatgaattaaaatgtgtataatagtaaatttaaaatttaatgtaataacattaaataagttatctattaaatataaaaacaaaaatataatattaatttgaattaagtacacattaaaggactaaaatcaatattcaatctaacactagatttttattaaattttaatctttttgaaggattaaagttcaaaaaggCCTATAATATTTCATGTGTAAACCCTAGCACCAAAACCTCAAGTCAAATGGGCTTTATTCCAAAGCCTTAAATCAAACAAATGACGACTAACCATTAACCCACGACAAAAATCCAGGTCCTAAAAGGATAgctaatataattatataaataaattaattagctTAATTAGTTTCCCGATACAGTAGTGGagaaaaatgttattcttacaCCACGATGTGGGTTTGAACTTCGCGGTTTCCTAATTTAACatatctatcgtttgacaaaagaaaaaaaaaaaactttaatatCCTAAACTTGAGATTGTGACTTAGTTACTGTAGAACAACAATAATCGGTTAGGCTTGATCTTTGTTAACTCGAGTAGAACCAATCCTAACATCTAAGACTCAACTTACACGCAAAAGTTTAGGCTAGAAAAATGCCAATTACAATCGATATGCACTAACATCTTAGTCTCcatacatttattttttaaattatttcacAAAAAGAACATGGGACAAGCTATAAAATgccaaaaaaaccaaagaaaattgcaCAAAAAGTTGAGCATGTGTGATGAACTTTGGAACTAGAGGCACGCAAATGATCTTACAAATTGTCAGCTTTTGCATGCATAAAATTGGTCTGAGTGTGACGCTCTACCAACTCTTAGATCTTCAATTGACTAATAGTTCTCACACGTGGGTCTCCCTAATCCTTAGCAAttagttcttttttttcttaaataaataaattataaaaaaatataacaaaaataaaaaaaatagaaaaaggaaaagaagttcCCCCTAGAAAAATAAAGGTAACATGGGGCTATGTAATACAATTTGTTACCTGTTTGTCACCAAACACGTGACAAGTCTTATTTGTTTACATAATACTAGCATATGAACATACACAAAGTGCGTGAGAAAACTTTTAAttaggaagttttttttttaaattttttttatttattttgaattagagatatgttagaattacatttaggtgaggttttgaaaaaaaaaaacagcaaaatttggttgtgtgagattatatttctgccccatatttcttatttatgttatgttttaattagagggttaaactgataatttcatagaattttggttgacaatgagtgttttgttaattagtagagattaggTCATTGATGGTTATGCCAATTTTGTAATTAGAACTCAAAAATGTAACTTTAACCCACATTTAGGGTGTAGATAGTACCGATTTTGTGATGAAAAATCACTCCACTAACTTTTTCCGGTGCTAGATACTATACAAGGGGCTAGATACTTGTGTTAAAgttaacaacttgaaaaataagaCTTCCTTTCACTTGCATAATAACTATTGATGTACCATCCGTGTTCTAGgtagaatgaaaaatttctccacaatTTGGATGAGAAATCTCAAAGACACACTCCGTCCAACCAAATTTAGTTCAGCTAAATTTCCTTTGTGtcattttcataattttgtttCCAACGCATGTGACAGCCCGACATCATGTATGTAGAGTCACATGTAAAGAAGGAATAAATGCACACAACTTACTAGCAGTGAAAATGACATTGAATTTCAATGAAATTGAGGATAACAGTAAAGAGTTACGACATtttggtatcgtttggtatgcagacgagacgagacggaacggaatgggacgggacgggacgggacatgacagaacggaacggagcgggagcaaagatgccctcggatggaaacaaggaggaagaagaaggagacggagaggttataattttgtgttccacggatgtggaacgagtcgttccaggggggtgaggcggaacgaaaattcaccaaaaactcgtcccgtggaacagctcgttccacccgttttaggcgcaccaaacgtggaaCGGAACACCTTGTCCCACTCTATTCTgttccgtcccacgtaccaaacggtacttTTATAATGCTAGTTTCTAGTTTTTGGTACTCTATCCTCAAAAGTAGCCCcgttttcatataattttcgCCGCTTGAATTTTTAGAGTTAATCTTGTTCGCTTAGTCCTCGTACTCCTCATTAGtcctaaaagaaaaattatggaTCACATTGActtcaatttgttttatttttctaattgttCATGCaaaaaatgttaatttaaatttttttttttaaaagggtgattttaattttaattttaataacaaatgatattatctatttTAAGAACGCAAGTAAGTTTAACCTCACAATAAATTAACAATgatgtgattcaaattcttcTGTAATAgaaatcgaacttaaaacctctgATAAAAAGTAATGCTATTAGAATGTGGTACTAAATGACAAAAACGGTAGTTTATTGAGTGCCCACATGAACGGTGTGTAACTGTTATCCCCGCAGACACCACCACAGCTTTTTCTGCGCTTTTACCTTTTGCAGACTGAAAAGATGGTTTTAAAAGGAAGTTCATAAGAAAATATGGCTAGTCGCTAAGTTGGTAAAGAGAGAGACACACACAGACAAGATAGACTCAGAATTCAAAATTcacaaggagaaggagaagaaacaGAACAGAACCAACCAtccctactctctctctcctcttttccCTTGGAACAATTTCCATCTCCATGCGTTATTGGACGCAGTgaagcaaaagcaaaagcacaacaacaacaatgaagcttcttcttcttcttcttcttcaagttttGCTTTTGCTGCTTGTACAGCCAACTCCCATTTGTGTTGGCGCCACACCGACTGACCCTTTTCTTTCCTCCATATCTGCTCCTCCCTCCTCGCACATTTCTCCAATTGCTTCATCAATGGCTACTTTCACTCCAGGTTCTCTCTCTAGACtcttcatttttcatttctaGCAACTGGGTTTTTAACTGGGTCACGAGTTCTCCATTTTCGAAtttcgaatttcaaaaaatcCCCACCAAAATTCGTGCATTTACTGCAATAATTGAGTTGAATTTCTCTGATTTTATCAATTTCTTGCTGAAATTACCCctttttttgctgatgtggGTGCAACATCTGTTTGCTTTAATGTGCTAAATTCTGCCCATTTGATCAAACTTCTCTCATCTGTATATTTCATGTGGTATCAGGAATTGAAGAAGGAAGTGAAAGGCATCAAATTGGTTCACATAAGACAATGCTAATTGCACTCATTGTTACCTGCACTGCGCTTGGTGTAGTTCTTTTATCACTGTTGTGCTTGTGGATTTACCACAAAAAATTTCCACACAAATCCCCCAAGAAAAGTTATCAGAGCAACTCAGGTACTTCCACTTTTACAAACACTTTTTTGGTCCCTAAATCTTGCTTCAATTTGTGGGTTTTAGTTTATTTGTGGATTGCTGGCTGagattttgtgttttgttttgttctgtTTCTTTGGTTTGTATGCGAAGATGGCGAGAAGGGGCTTGCATTGGGTCCATTTGTGGGGAAATTCAATTCCACAAGGATGGTTTCTAAGAAGGGATCTGTTCCAGTAATTGAATATAAGGGACTGGAAAAAGGCACCAACGATTTTCGTGAAAGTAATATTATTGGTGAGGGTGGATTCGGATGTGTTTATAAAGCTCGGTTGGATAATAATTTGCTTGTTGCAGTCAAGAAACTAGACTGTGCAAGTCAGGATGCTGAGAGAGAATATGAGGTAACCCTTGTTTGACATTTTAGTTCAAGTCAAGAAACTAGATTTTTTGTTTATCTGGTGTACTTATTGAGTGTAATTGAATTACCATTTGGAATTGCAGAATGAGGTGGAGTTGTTGCATAAAATTCAGCATCCAAATATAATTACCTTTTTGGGTTGTAGTATTAATGGTGACTCAAGGTTCATTGTTTACGAACTGATGCATAACGGATCTGTGGAAAGTCAATTGCATGGTAAACAGTTATTTCATTCTTCGATTTTTTTAAATCTTAGAAACAAAGATAATCAAATGGTGCTGATATGTAAATCAAATTGTTGTAGGACACTCTCATGGTTCTGTATTAACATGGCCTATGCGAATGAAAATCGCTCTGGATGCAGCAAGGTGAGCTGGGTTTTCCCAGTTGTTGGATCTTCTTGTTCTTGATTCTTGCATATAAACTAACATATTGGCCGCTGTTGAACAGAGGGCTAGAATATCTACACGAGTACTGCAACCCTCCAGTGATCCATAGAGATCTGAAAACATCTAATATTCTTTTAGATGCCAACTTCAATGCCAAGGTAGGGTTATATGATTATTGCAGTGTGTCATCTTTCCTTGTAAAGTATTGAGTTTCCATTTAAAAATTGCTTCCATGCATTATTATCCTCTTGCATTTAAATTCACTGAagcttttctctctctcatggTGGCTGGTTTCAGCTTTCAGATTTTGGTCTTGCCGTGGCTGACAGGGCAAAAAACAGTAAGAATGTCAAGCTCTCTGGGACCTTGGGTTATGTTGCTCCAGAGTATCTTTTGGATGGTATGCCAACTAAACTTGTAATAATTGCAACATGTATTCTTTGAATCTTACTGATTGAATTTTAGTTTGCTTTTCGCTTAGCTAGGTGTAATCTAATTGTTCTTCGGACCCTTGACAACTGCATTGGCACTAAGTTTGATAGagatattaaataattatttttaaattatgcTATCTTGTGTCCATTGCTGCACATGTTCTGCCACTGGGGGCATATTCCATTTCTGGTTTGGAAGAGGAAATTCCGGACTTGTTTTACTCGAGCTCAATCGAAGTTAGGGATGGGGAAAACATTTAGGTGGATTCAACATGAGAGAAGATAAAGGTAGTCGCTGGAGTTCAACTTTTGGATGACTTGTTGATTTTATGAAAAGTTTGGATTCGCGTTGAAGAAATGTTAGCCGGGTATAGCAAAGTTTTTGGGTTATAGATGGGGTTGGTGTATGCATGTTAGAACTTAGAATCTCGCATTTAAACAATAACATTCACAACAGTGCACATAATCAGTTATGCAAGCTTTCCCGTTACCAGACTTCTCACAATTTAAACATCTCTAAACTTGCTTGTTTATCACTTCATGTTTGGGCAATGTCTAAGAAAACCGGTCGTTTTATTTTTCAGGTAAATTGACGGATAAGAGTGATGTCTATGCTTTTGGAGTTGTGCTTCTGGAGCTTCTACTGGGAATAAGGCCTGTTCAAAAACTGGCACCAACTCAGTGCCAATCTATAGTCACATGGGTATGCCTTTCTCTGAACTGCTTtccattaaattaatttacattgTTCCCACTAAAAACTCAAATGTTTCGAAATTAATCAGGCCATGCCTCAGCTCACTGACAGATCAAAGCTTCCAAACATTGTGGATCCTGTTATCAAAGATTCCATGGATTTGAAGCACTTATACCAGGTTTGTGAAATACAAAATCTAGTACGCTCGGTTCTATTAGCTCTGTGATAGACTCCTGCTTGACTCTGTATTGATTCCTTTGATAGACTGTTAGTACTATACTGAATGGACCCAATTCTTATAATTGATCAGTTGCAATGCGTTACATACAGGTTGCTGCTGTTGCTGTGTTATGTGTGCAACCGGAACCAAGTTACCGCCCTCTGATAACAGATGTTTTACATTCTCTTGTCCCTCTTGTTCCGGTGGAGCTTGGAGGGACACTAAGAGTTACCCAACCTGGACCTCCAGGAAGCGCCCCAGTTTCTCCTGGTCATTGATGCACAAGAAATGCTTCATGATGCTTCTGCAACATTTCGGTTCCCACTGCTCTAATCACTGCTCCAAATGGCACTTTGATTTGCTTTTGCTCACAAATATTTTGCTGGGAGTTAATGCCTTCGGTTACTGCAGTGGAAGATAGTTGCCCCGATGGAGTGAAAAATTCTCCGGATAATTTTTCACATCTGTAAATTGAATGAATTTGGTTTAAGATACTTGTGCATATGAGGCGTATTCGTCCAAGACGCTAgctaatttcatttttgacccTTTTGTTTTCAGTGTAAGAAATCAGCTAATTTTCTGATGAAGTAAAATTGTTAAGGAAAGCATCACTTATTACCATCTTATGAGCATTGCCGTGAAAAAGTTTTTGGTACATGAATTAGATTCTAGCCACCGGACTAAAGGAAGTTGAGGATTCATTCACGTGTGGTGAAACTCTAAACCACACGTATTTGGTGATGTGTAGCTTGTGTGGCTTTTGAACTTCACATGTATGTAAACATATTCTGACACCAATAAAGCAATTGAGGCTCATTTTAAAATCAATCGGCAATACGAATAACTAATTCCTTATAAGTAGCTTTTGTAGAAGACGGCACCCTACATTCCCACGCGCATTTGCGTAAGCCAAGATCCCACGCGCATTCTCACCTTTTCCTCTGACTCCCCCACCTCCCCAGGATTTCCCTTCCCCAAACCACCATGGTTGTTgatttggattttctttttatgCACTTAGATTTCGGTTATTTTTGTTCTAAGCATTTTGTGTCTCAGGTTGCCTTGAGTTTGATCTCAGTTTCCTCTGAGTTTATCGCATAGCTTCTTTCTATGCCTTGTTCTTCCGGGTGGTGGCGACAAATTTGCGACAGTGGTGTAGCTGTTTTGCTGGAGGTGGTTGTTTTACATTTTCATGTCTAggtttttctgtttgtttgttgttgtgGGCTCCTCACTCTGGGCCCattttattgtaattttcttttatagagTTCGGCTTTTgcttgtttattttgaactctcTCTTTTGAAATTGTCCTTACTTCATAGTAGTTTTCTTTTCCATAAAATTTACTTTGAttgacaaaggaaaaaaaaaaaaaaaaaaacttggactACCTTATTGGTAATCCAAGAAATTTTTAACTTGGCAGGGGCAACTATTAAGTCTACACTTAAAAAACACGTTTATAATGTTTCTCGATGAATTTAATTTGAAACAAAACCCATCTGCGTTGCTTTTCctaatttctcctttttctGTGATTGGAGGAAACGAAGCTTTCCTCATTTGCAATCCATGTATGTATTCCAACCAGACAACACTGCACCCGAGTCAAATGAAATTCATATAAGCTTTTTCACAAGGTTAAACTGATATATCCGAGGTTTTGTGTTCGATTTCTTATTCCTCTAAACAGTAGCGTCCCATATGTATCATGCTTAACGACTTGAATCAACTTTTTGGCAAACTTAATGGTGATGGGGCAAAATAGGAAACTAAAAATGGGTCAAGGGACCATATCATTACTTCTAAGAAACAATATGGGATTCGATTGTACTTTCAGGGGCATTGTATCAATTAAACCTATAAAAATTTGGCTACAAAAATTTTGTTAATGGGTGTTGATTTCCGCACCAAATTTCCCCCCTTTTTGTACAAcacatttttcttgatttttgttCTTATTCTACTTTGATCTAATCATTACAAAATGTGTCCAAAGTCAAAGCATCCGACCAAGAACAGTAAGTAGTGAATTAAGCCCCCATAGTCCATGATCTCATAATTGTTTCCGAGGACTAATAATATAGCAATCTTTTAGAGATTTGCAGAGGATTTGTATGCCCATAAATCGGTGAAAACGAAGATTTGCAGAGGATTTAAATGATCTTAAGGCAATGAAACCAAAGATTTCCAGTATTCTTCTTCTGTTCGTCTTTGGGGTTGACATGGACTTGAGCTATTCAAAAGAAAATCTTTGCAGGGAAACGTATAATCCTTGTAAATTTATTGATTGGTTGCTCAGCAAAGCCTTGTCCTTGTACACCAGAGGCTAGTCACCTTCATGCTAGATTTTTTTTGTAGACCTTACCGGAACATACTCAACGTGTACTTTGTTGATTTATACAATTTTCAAACGATCCAATGATGAGCTAGAATTATGATAATGATTGGGCctgaaatttagaatttgggcTGACAAGAAATAAATCAAGAAAGGAACGCTGTAATGCCAGAGATTCGACCGAGTCCTAATAGAACTCGAAGCTCGGAGATCTCCAGTGAGGCTTGAGGTGAAACTCGATAGTCCAGCCGTCGATCGAACTTGGATTTAGTTCCATTGAATTTTATGAGGGTTAGTTACATGTCTATAGCCGATTATGAACAAGAGTTGCGAAATCTGACAGAGTAGTGTCCATGATTTAGGGACAATGAacaagagaagaagaaacaatttATTGCGGGACTTAACCGGTTAATCCTGACTTGTGCGCCTATGCTGTGGTGAATGATGAGGCAACTTATTAGTCTGCTTTCCGTATTGCTCAGAGAGTGGAACAGGTGAacaacagaaagaaagaaagaaaaacaagctTTGAAGGCAGCGGACCAGCGCCGGTTCTGAGAATTTGGGGGCCCTAGGCGAGTTTTCAAAGTGGGGCATCTGACTCTCGACCCTTTGTACATTGACacgtgtaaaaaaaaaaaatcactaaatacATGAAAAGTCTATTTctaatcaaatatcattaaaaattaatatatataaaaaaaaaggaaagatatacaaacattactCAAATATTACCCGTCTCGCGTTTTTAGATGCAAATGCACTTattaagtttacataatctaatttttcaatCAATTCAAACCAAAACAGAAGTCCCTACCCAGTATGCCAAATTCCAATCATTTTCTATTGTTACAATGTTACTTATTACATTCaataaatgaatgaatggttGGATTACAGAGACAACATCTTACAACTAGGGAAAATACTAGAGTGAAGAGGATTGTAATTTTCGTATATGTGCCTAGGCGGACGATGCAGATTTGAAtaatttcttatatattatataaactaattaatttgaaatttttcaaaaaggtgagagttttagtcttttaagtacataataaaaatatatatggtgTGATCTTAAAATAGGGTAATAAGACcccataaaaataaacataaaggtGATATTAAGAGAGAagcaaaaaagtaaaaataagatgGTGGGGATTATTTGAAAAGGAGAAGATGTGCagctatataaaaaaaaaaaagatggtggGACCATCTTAAGTaaaatcatgcaattaaaatgaTGTTGGGAATTAGGTTGTCTTCTTTCTTGCGCGAGGTCGACCCTGCAACAAAAGATTTTCAGATTCCAGCGTTTACATATAAGCCCGCATAGCTCCCCTCTATCCCCGTCCAGACTTGCCTAGCTCCGCCTAAAAATTGGGGGCCCTAGGCGGGCGCTTACTCCGACTACCCTTAGGGCTGGCTCTGTAGCGGACTTGGTAATAAGTTCAAGGAAGCTTTGTCCATTGGTGGCATGAAACAGAAAACTGCATTAAAGAGAGTAAAAGTCAATTGGAAATGTTTATTTCTCAGAAAGTGGATCAAGGAGTGGTTCTTCCAGGAAGGACCTTATTCCCTTGTGCATTACCTGTTTCGCTTATCATGATGGTGAATGTAGGTCCCGATACAAATTATGTTTCAATTGTAGTTAGTAAGGACATTAACAGAGGAATTGTCTTAATCCTAAGCAGAGTTTTGGGATGTCTTTTGGTATGACTCAACATGCAgatatttttattacaaatttgCCATATTACTTTACTTCCTAGCCATATCAGC encodes the following:
- the LOC137717985 gene encoding probable receptor-like protein kinase At1g80640; this translates as MKLLLLLLLQVLLLLLVQPTPICVGATPTDPFLSSISAPPSSHISPIASSMATFTPGIEEGSERHQIGSHKTMLIALIVTCTALGVVLLSLLCLWIYHKKFPHKSPKKSYQSNSDGEKGLALGPFVGKFNSTRMVSKKGSVPVIEYKGLEKGTNDFRESNIIGEGGFGCVYKARLDNNLLVAVKKLDCASQDAEREYENEVELLHKIQHPNIITFLGCSINGDSRFIVYELMHNGSVESQLHGHSHGSVLTWPMRMKIALDAARGLEYLHEYCNPPVIHRDLKTSNILLDANFNAKLSDFGLAVADRAKNSKNVKLSGTLGYVAPEYLLDGKLTDKSDVYAFGVVLLELLLGIRPVQKLAPTQCQSIVTWAMPQLTDRSKLPNIVDPVIKDSMDLKHLYQVAAVAVLCVQPEPSYRPLITDVLHSLVPLVPVELGGTLRVTQPGPPGSAPVSPGH